Proteins found in one Miscanthus floridulus cultivar M001 chromosome 4, ASM1932011v1, whole genome shotgun sequence genomic segment:
- the LOC136552070 gene encoding large ribosomal subunit protein eL32z-like: MAVPLLTQKIVKKRVKQFKRPHIDRYKCLKPSWRRPKGIDSRIRRKFKGCTLMPNIGYGSDKKTRHYLPNKFRKFVVHNVSELEVLMMHNRTYCAEIAHNVSTRKRKEIVERAAQLDIVVTNKLARLRSQEDE, encoded by the exons ATGGCGGTGCCGCTGCTGACGCAGAAGATCGTGAAGAAGCGGGTCAAGCAGTTCAAGAGGCCCCATATCGACCGCTACAAGTGCCTCAAG CCAAGCTGGCGGAGGCCCAAGGGTATCGACTCCCGCATCAGGCGGAAGTTCAAGGGATGCACCTTGATGCCCAACATTGGATATGGCTCTGACAAGAAGACCAGGCACTACCTTCCCAACAAGTTCAGGAAGTTCGTTGTTCACAATGTCTCTGAGCTGGAGGTGCTGATGATGCACAACAG GACTTACTGCGCTGAGATTGCCCACAACGTGTCCACCCGCAAGCGCAAGGAGATTGTTGAGCGTGCTGCACAACTGGATATCGTGGTCACCAACAAGCTTGCCAGGCTCCGCAGCCAGGAGGACGAGTGA